A genomic window from Salvia miltiorrhiza cultivar Shanhuang (shh) chromosome 5, IMPLAD_Smil_shh, whole genome shotgun sequence includes:
- the LOC130985885 gene encoding cysteine proteinase inhibitor 5-like gives MALKSIHILLAFLSLLAVSAASRGPIVGGWHPISNPNAPEIVEIAKFAVAEHNKEKKASLIFVSVVKGESQVVAGTNYRLVISAKDGASAAPKTYTAVVWSKVAPKSLELTSFEQIKG, from the coding sequence ATGGCACTCAAATCTATTCACATTCTCCTCGCCTTCCTCTCACTTCTGGCGGTTTCAGCCGCTTCCCGCGGCCCCATAGTCGGCGGCTGGCACCCGATCTCCAATCCCAATGCACCGGAGATTGTTGAAATCGCGAAATTCGCGGTGGCCGAACACAACAAAGAGAAGAAAGCGTCCTTGATTTTCGTGTCTGTGGTCAAGGGAGAATCGCAGGTGGTGGCTGGTACCAATTACAGGCTCGTGATCTCCGCCAAGGATGGCGCCTCAGCCGCCCCCAAAACCTATACCGCCGTTGTTTGGTCCAAGGTTGCGCCGAAATCCCTAGAGCTCACTTCCTTCGAGCAAATTAAAGGTTAA
- the LOC131025503 gene encoding cytochrome P450 76T24-like: protein MAREILQKHDQTCSSRTVPHVAHALGHHEASVGWLPVGSKWRKLRKISREHMFTMHKLQASAALRQDKLRQLQDFLAESCSEGRVVNFEEVAFVTALNLISTTMFSVDFARLDSDSSHQEMKEIIQGLMNSDDTDCGCSNRRGFQPTELTDCQQLFWRIFKRENDLSFIGDSLLDIFGRLNRFSLSEISWVPRNENSIADSLAKHALLLRLSGSSCETFPVGFNVLF, encoded by the exons ATGGCTCGGGAGATCCTACAGAAGCACGATCAAACATGCTCGAGTAGGACAGTGCCTCACGTGGCCCATGCACTGGGCCACCACGAGGCCTCCGTGGGCTGGCTCCCCGTGGGGAGCAAATGGCGCAAGCTGCGCAAAATCAGCCGAGAGCACATGTTCACAATGCACAAGCTCCAAGCGAGCGCAGCCCTCCGCCAAGATAAGCTGCGGCAACTGCAGGATTTCTTGGCGGAGAGCTGCTCGGAAGGCAGGGTGGTGAATTTCGAGGAGGTTGCGTTTGTGACGGCTCTCAATCTGATCTCAACAACAATGTTTTCTGTTGACTTTGCTCGGCTCGACTCGGATTCGTCTCATCAGGAGATGAAGGAGATCATCCAGGGGCTTATGAACAGTGAC GACACCGACTGCGGGTGCTCTAATAGGCGTGGGTTCCAACCAACTGAGCTAACCGATTGCCAACAGCTTTTCTGGAGAATTTTTAAGCGTGAAAATGATTTATCTTTCATTGGGGATTCACTTTTGGATATTTTTGGTCGACTGAATCGTTTTTCGCTTTCGGAGATTAGTTGGGTTCCTCGAAATGAAAACTCTATTGCCGATAGTCTTGCTAAGCATGCTCTTTTGCTTCGTTTATCTGGTTCTTCCTGTGAAACTTTTCCTGTTGGTTTCAACGTTttgttttaa
- the LOC130985890 gene encoding inositol monophosphatase 3-like — protein MAQKGSAEDFLAQAVEAAKKAGEIIRRGFYETKHVEHKGLVDLVTETDKACEELIFSSLKQQYPDHKFIGEETTAACGVTELTDEPTWIVDPLDGTTNFVHGFPFVCVSIGLTIGRIPTVGVVYNPIMDELFTAIHGKGAFLNGKSIKASSQTELVKSLLATEAGTKRDKATLDASTNRINSLLFKVRSLRMSGSCALNLCGIACGRLDLFYEVGFGGPWDVAAGVVILTEAGGLVYDPSGKEFDITAQRVAASNGFLKDAFVDALKQSE, from the exons ATGGCACAAAAAG GTTCGGCAGAGGATTTCCTGGCCCAGGCAGTGGAAGCTGCCAAGAAAGCTGGAGAG ATTATTCGTCGTGGCTTCTATGAGACCAAGCATGTCGAGCACAAAGGCCTG GTGGATTTGGTTACGGAGACTGACAAGGCATGTGAAGAACTCATATTCAGTTCTCTAAAACAGCAATATCCCGACCATAAG TTCATTGGGGAAGAAACAACCGCTGCTTGTGGTGTGACTGAATTGACGGATGAACCAACTTGGATTGTTGATCCTCTGGATGGAACAACTAACTTTGTCCATGG GTTCCCATTTGTATGCGTATCTATTGGACTCACTATTGGACGAATTCCTACAGTGGGTGTCGTCTACAACCCGATAATGGATGAG CTTTTTACTGCAATTCATGGAAAAGGTGCTTTTCTCAATGGAAAATCTATTAAAG CGTCTTCACAAACTGAGCTCGTAAAGTCTCTACTTGCAACAGAG GCGGGTACCAAGCGTGATAAGGCCACCTTGGATGCATCCACAAATAGGATCAATAGCTTACTCTTCAAG GTTAGGTCCCTTCGGATGAGTGGGTCTTGTGCATTAAATCTCTGTGGAATTGCTTGTGGAAGGCTTGATCTGTTCTATGAAGTAGGTTTCGGAGGCCCCTG GGATGTAGCAGCTGGAGTTGTAATTCTAACTGAAGCTGGAGGGCTTGTATATGATCC CTCGGGGAAGGAATTTGATATCACCGCTCAACGTGTAGCAGCTTCAAATGGTTTTCTAAAGGATGCATTTGTTGATGCTCTGAAACAATCAGAATAG
- the LOC130985888 gene encoding putative MO25-like protein At5g47540, translating into MKSLFKSKPRTPADLVRQTRDLLIFTDLGAPDTKESKRDEKMMELSKLMRDLKQVLYGDSESEPVAEACAQLTQEFFRENTLRLLITCLPKLNLETRKDATQVVANLQRQQVQSKLIACDYLEKNIDLMDILIAGYENTELALHYGAMLRECIRHQIVAKYVLESEHMKKFFDFIQLPNFDIASDAAATFKELLTRHKSTVAEFLSKNYDWFFAEYNSKLLESTNYITRRQAVKLLGDILLDRSNSAVMTRYVSSRDNLRILMNLLRESSKSIQIEAFHVFKLFAANQNKPPDIVSILVTNRSKLLRLFADFKTEKEDEQFEADKAQVVKEIAALEPKERP; encoded by the exons ATGAAGAGTCTGTTCAAGTCCAAGCCGAGGACTCCGGCCGATTTGGTGCGGCAGACGCGCGATCTACTCATCTTCACCGATCTCGGGGCTCCTGATACTAAGGAAAGCAAGCGAGACGAGAAG ATGATGGAATTGAGCAAACTAATGAGAGACCTGAAACAAGTTCTTTATGGGGACAGTGAATCTGAGCCAGTAGCAGAAGCCTGTGCCCAGTTGACTCAGGAGTTTTTCAGAGAAAACACACTTCGCCTCCTAATTACATGTTTGCCGAAGTTGAATTTAGAG ACCCGCAAAGATGCTACTCAGGTTGTTGCAAATCTGCAGAGGCAACAGGTTCAGTCAAAGTTGATTGCGTGTGATTACTTGGAAAAGAACATAGATCTCATGGATATCTTGATAGCAGG TTATGAGAACACTGAGCTGGCTTTACACTATGGTGCAATGTTGAGGGAATGCATACGCCATCAAATTGTTGCAAA GTATGTTTTGGAATCAGAGCATATGAAGAAATTTTTTGACTTTATTCAACTTCCAAATTTTGACATTGCCTCTGATGCTGCTGCTACTTTCAAG GAATTATTGACTAGGCACAAGTCAACAGTTGCCGAGtttctttctaaaaattatGACTGG TTCTTTGCGGAGTACAACTCGAAGTTGCTAGAGTCTACTAACTACATCACTAGGAGGCAGGCTGTCAAG CTTTTGGGTGATATCTTACTGGATCGCTCAAATTCAGCTGTAATGACACGATATGTTAGCTCAAGGGACAACTTGAGGATCCTCATGAATCTTCTCAGG GAGTCGAGCAAGAGCATACAGATCGAAGCATTCCATGTTTTCAAG TTATTTGCAGCTAATCAGAACAAACCTCCAGATATTGTTAGTATTCTCGTCACCAACAGAAGCAAACTCCTCCGCCTTTTTGCTGATTTCAAGACAGAAAAag AGGATGAGCAGTTCGAGGCTGATAAGGCGCAAGTTGTCAAAGAAATTGCTGCACTTGAGCCTAAAGAGCGGCCATGA
- the LOC130985889 gene encoding cytochrome b561 and DOMON domain-containing protein At5g47530 — MSRPALIACLLLCVYTCSSHAQSCASYNFAAKQTFSHCADLPYLNSFLHWNYDQSTKTVQIGYRHAGVAASRWVAWAINPTAGGMIGAQALVAFQKSDGTIRAYTSPVSGYQTRLQEGNLSFPVSDLSATYAGNEYTIFATLKLDNVSSAVNQVWQEGPLSGDSPATHPISGANVQSAGNLNLLSGQTGTTSGALDSRTKKKNIHGVLNAVSWGILLPIGAITARYLKVFPAADPTWFYLHALCQSSAYIIGVAGWATGLQLGSKSAGIQYTAHRIIGIVIFCLATLQVSALLLRPKKEHKLRFYWNIYHHFIGYSVIVLSIINIFKGFSILDPDQKWRRAYIGVLIALAALAATLEIYTWYVVLKRKKSSSPNKMSNGNHAYSGYGAHEQDRV, encoded by the exons atgtcGAGGCCCGCCTTGATCGCGTGTCTCCTCTTGTGTGTCTACACATGCTCGTCCCACGCCCAATCATGCGCCTCCTACAACTTCGCCGCGAAGCAGACATTCAGCCACTGCGCCGATCTCCCTTATCTCAACTCCTTCCTCCACTGGAACTACGACCAATCTACCAAAACAGTCCAAATCGGGTACCGCCACGCCGGGGTGGCGGCATCCAGATGGGTGGCCTGGGCGATCAATCCCACCGCCGGAGGGATGATCGGAGCGCAGGCGCTCGTCGCCTTCCAGAAATCGGACGGTACCATCAGGGCCTACACGTCGCCGGTGAGTGGCTACCAGACTCGGTTGCAGGAGGGGAATTTGAGTTTTCCGGTTTCCGACCTCTCCGCCACTTATGCCGGGAATGAGTACACCATCTTTGCCACGCTCAAGCTTGATAATGTGAGCTCCGCGGTCAATCAGGTGTGGCAGGAAGGCCCCCTCTCCGGCGATTCTCCGGCCACGCATCCGATTTCCGGCGCCAATGTTCAGTCCGCCGGGAACTTGAATCTTCTCTCCGGACAGACGGGGACAACGTCGGGAGCACTCGACTCCAGGACCAAGAAAAAGAAT ATTCACGGAGTGCTGAATGCAGTGAGTTGGGGAATACTACTGCCAATCGGTGCTATCACAGCGAGGTACCTGAAAGTGTTCCCGGCGGCGGACCCAACGTGGTTTTACCTTCACGCCCTTTGCCAAAGCTCGGCCTACATCATCGGAGTGGCCGGGTGGGCCACGGGGCTCCAGCTGGGGAGCAAGTCTGCCGGAATCCAATACACGGCGCACAGGATCATCGGCATAGTCATCTTCTGCCTTGCAACACTTCAGGTGTCTGCCCTGCTGCTGAGGCCCAAGAAGGAGCACAAATTGAGATTCTATTGGAACATCTACCACCACTTCATTGGATACTCTGTAATAGTCCTCAGCATCATCAATATTTTCAAGGGCTTCAGCATCTTAGATCCTGATCAGAAATGGAGGAGAGCCTACATCGGGGTCTTGATCGCTCTCGCTGCTCTCGCTGCCACTCTCGAGATCTACACATGGTACGTCGTTTTGAAGAGGAAGAAGTCCAGCAGCCCCAACAAGATGTCCAATGGGAACCATGCTTATAGTGGATATGGTGCACATGAACAAGATAGGGTATGA
- the LOC131025501 gene encoding cysteine proteinase inhibitor 1-like, with protein sequence MAPKSAHILFAILSVVAVAAASEGTKAGGWKAISNPNTPEVVAVAKFAVAEHNKEKKTPLVFVSVVKAEFQVVAGVNYRLLISAKHGTAVTPETYVAVVNSSPSRSLSLVSFHGIVH encoded by the coding sequence ATGGCACCCAAATCTGCTCACATTTTGTTCGCAATTCTCTCAGTTGTGGCGGTGGCCGCCGCTTCCGAAGGCACCAAAGCGGGCGGTTGGAAGGCAATCTCGAATCCGAACACTCCGGAGGTGGTTGCGGTGGCGAAATTCGCGGTGGCGGAACACAACAAAGAGAAGAAGACACCGTTGGTTTTCGTGTCTGTGGTGAAGGCAGAGTTCCAGGTGGTTGCCGGTGTCAATTATAGGCTCCTCATCTCCGCCAAGCACGGCACCGCCGTCACTCCCGAAACCTATGTCGCCGTCGTTAATTCCAGCCCCTCGCGATCTCTGTCGCTCGTTTCCTTCCATGGAATTGTACACTAG